The proteins below come from a single Chitinivibrionales bacterium genomic window:
- a CDS encoding rhomboid family intramembrane serine protease translates to MFPIRDDNPTLHKSVVTFLIILINVAVWIFVQGAGFNPTLAKSLCVYGLVPGELLGLVRPGTAVPLGGGLACVVENTHHWYTMITHMFMHGGWFHIIGNMWFLAIFGDNVEDSMGSIRFVFFYLLCGLAAAATQMGLDPHSAVPMVGASGAIGGVMGAYVILYPRAPIHMLVFLGFFITRIIVPAYFMLGYWFLLQVVGLLPALGGSSGGVAVGAHVGGFLAGVILIFFFRRMDRVREKRALRWRGWRYR, encoded by the coding sequence ATGTTTCCAATCCGCGACGATAACCCCACGCTGCATAAATCCGTTGTCACGTTCCTCATCATCCTGATAAACGTGGCGGTATGGATATTTGTCCAGGGCGCGGGCTTCAACCCCACGCTGGCAAAATCTTTGTGCGTGTACGGGCTGGTGCCCGGCGAACTGCTCGGGCTTGTTCGGCCCGGCACTGCAGTGCCCCTCGGCGGCGGGCTTGCCTGCGTTGTTGAGAACACGCACCACTGGTACACCATGATCACGCACATGTTCATGCACGGCGGCTGGTTCCACATCATCGGCAACATGTGGTTTCTCGCGATATTCGGCGACAACGTCGAGGACTCCATGGGCTCGATACGGTTTGTTTTTTTCTACCTGCTGTGCGGTCTCGCAGCGGCCGCTACGCAGATGGGACTCGACCCGCACAGCGCGGTTCCCATGGTGGGCGCGTCCGGGGCCATCGGCGGGGTCATGGGCGCGTATGTCATTCTGTACCCGCGCGCGCCCATCCATATGCTCGTGTTCCTCGGCTTTTTCATCACGCGCATCATTGTCCCCGCGTATTTCATGCTCGGATACTGGTTCCTTCTGCAGGTCGTTGGACTTTTGCCCGCGCTCGGCGGGAGCAGCGGCGGCGTCGCGGTGGGCGCGCACGTTGGAGGGTTTCTGGCGGGCGTGATCCTGATTTTTTTCTTCAGGAGAATGGACCGGGTCAGGGAAAAACGCGCATTGCGGTGGAGAGGCTGGCGGTATAGGTGA
- a CDS encoding thioredoxin domain-containing protein, giving the protein MKYFLPVLLAGALLFAQRANAFDQKITVPDTLTVQQVHQLDSLENVIKVEQCCNATLAACLKKKNPCELAARLHAFVKWLVARRTESARITDEASKRYVSLTSTIKGTVDTTVFTIAGDPKAPVLISGYVSAVCPICHFVTHELYDAVTAGELKGKARLMVKPVGEGFANKSLAAACIMGRFWDYFVAISMVKSRIEKETIYNIADSLKLDVAKFKSLVNGPQADSLVKASSAEAGMNAVTVTPIYFINRVRYASYKDPAWLVDAVECIYDEGLKKKK; this is encoded by the coding sequence ATGAAATATTTTTTACCGGTGTTGCTGGCCGGCGCACTCCTGTTCGCCCAGCGGGCAAACGCTTTCGACCAGAAAATAACGGTTCCCGATACCTTGACTGTCCAGCAGGTTCACCAGCTTGATTCGCTGGAGAACGTGATCAAGGTCGAGCAGTGCTGCAACGCCACGCTCGCGGCCTGCCTCAAGAAAAAAAATCCGTGCGAGCTCGCGGCGCGTCTCCATGCTTTCGTGAAATGGCTCGTGGCGCGCAGGACAGAATCGGCCAGGATCACTGACGAGGCCTCCAAGCGGTATGTCAGTCTTACCTCGACGATAAAAGGCACGGTTGACACCACGGTGTTCACCATCGCGGGCGACCCGAAAGCGCCCGTCCTCATTTCCGGATACGTGAGCGCCGTTTGTCCCATTTGCCACTTTGTCACCCACGAGCTGTACGACGCGGTGACGGCGGGGGAGCTCAAGGGCAAGGCAAGGCTCATGGTGAAACCGGTGGGCGAGGGTTTCGCCAACAAGTCGCTTGCCGCCGCTTGCATCATGGGAAGGTTCTGGGATTATTTCGTCGCCATCTCGATGGTCAAGAGCAGGATCGAAAAGGAGACCATTTACAACATCGCCGACAGCCTCAAGTTGGACGTGGCGAAATTCAAAAGCCTCGTCAACGGGCCGCAGGCGGACTCGCTTGTCAAGGCGAGCTCCGCCGAGGCCGGGATGAATGCGGTCACGGTCACGCCCATCTATTTTATCAACCGCGTGCGTTACGCGAGCTACAAGGACCCGGCATGGCTCGTTGACGCGGTTGAGTGCATTTATGATGAAGGTTTGAAGAAAAAGAAATAA
- a CDS encoding NCS2 family permease, producing the protein MKNTLDKIFRLKELSTDVPTEIIAGAVTFMTMAYIIFVNPAILSAAGIPKDALIIATCLAAGFTTVLMGVATNYPFALAPGMGLNAFITYGVVIAMKLPWQVAMDLVFFEGAIICILVVTRVREWIMNAIPLNMKRAIGVGIGLFIAFIGLQSAGLVVKSDATMVTFGSFGAPALLSSFGLLFTALLMSRHVKGSILIGIAVTAAAASVTGVARLPKAVVALPAASHFTTLLAPLSPAFLSQAFKAGLVSVVFALILSDFFDTMGTVVAVGGKAGFLDKSGKLPRLRGVLLVDGFAAMVGGAFGCSSVTCYIESASGVSEGGRSGLTSIVTGVLFFLSIIFWPVIAAVPAAATAPALIIVGFLMIGIVREIIWDDITEAFPSFLTILTIPLTFSISRGIGCGFIAYVVIKACTGKWREVHPAMYIIAVLFAVDFALSKN; encoded by the coding sequence ATGAAAAACACCCTCGATAAAATATTCCGGCTCAAGGAACTCAGCACCGACGTCCCCACCGAAATCATCGCGGGCGCCGTGACCTTCATGACCATGGCCTATATCATCTTTGTCAATCCCGCCATCCTGTCGGCCGCCGGCATTCCCAAGGACGCGCTCATCATCGCCACCTGTCTTGCCGCGGGCTTCACCACGGTGCTCATGGGCGTGGCCACCAATTATCCTTTCGCGCTCGCGCCCGGCATGGGGCTCAACGCGTTCATCACCTACGGCGTAGTCATCGCCATGAAACTACCCTGGCAGGTCGCCATGGACCTGGTCTTTTTCGAGGGCGCCATCATTTGCATCCTCGTGGTGACGCGGGTGCGCGAGTGGATCATGAACGCCATCCCGCTCAACATGAAGCGCGCCATCGGCGTGGGCATCGGCCTGTTCATCGCCTTTATCGGGCTGCAGTCGGCCGGCCTGGTGGTGAAAAGCGACGCCACCATGGTGACGTTCGGCAGTTTCGGAGCGCCCGCGCTCCTCTCGTCGTTCGGACTCCTGTTCACCGCGCTGCTCATGTCGCGCCATGTAAAGGGATCAATCCTCATCGGCATCGCGGTGACCGCGGCTGCCGCGTCCGTCACCGGCGTCGCGCGCCTGCCGAAGGCCGTTGTCGCCCTGCCGGCCGCATCGCATTTCACAACGCTCCTCGCGCCGCTGTCACCCGCTTTTCTCTCGCAGGCATTCAAGGCGGGCCTTGTCTCGGTGGTGTTCGCGCTCATCCTGAGCGATTTTTTCGACACCATGGGCACGGTGGTCGCCGTCGGCGGCAAGGCGGGATTCCTTGACAAATCAGGAAAACTGCCGCGCCTGCGCGGCGTGCTTCTCGTTGACGGCTTCGCCGCCATGGTGGGCGGCGCGTTCGGCTGCAGCTCGGTCACCTGCTACATCGAAAGCGCGTCGGGAGTGTCGGAGGGCGGCCGAAGCGGCCTCACCTCGATCGTCACCGGCGTTCTTTTCTTTCTTTCCATTATTTTCTGGCCGGTCATCGCGGCGGTGCCCGCCGCCGCTACCGCACCGGCCCTCATCATCGTCGGGTTTCTCATGATCGGCATTGTCCGCGAAATAATCTGGGACGACATCACCGAGGCGTTTCCGTCGTTCCTCACCATCCTCACCATCCCACTCACCTTCAGCATTTCCCGCGGCATCGGGTGCGGATTCATCGCCTACGTGGTGATCAAGGCGTGCACCGGAAAATGGCGCGAGGTGCACCCGGCGATGTATATCATTGCGGTGCTGTTTGCGGTAGATTTTGCATTGTCTAAAAATTAA
- the dxr gene encoding 1-deoxy-D-xylulose-5-phosphate reductoisomerase — protein sequence MGQAKIIILGATGSIGMSACACIRRFPDRFRVAAMSANNNIDKLAALVKEFRPAAVCFGASEKAAALKGIMPKEVRVFTGVKGLEELVEQADFDILCNALVGAVGLRPTVAALKRNKRVALANKESLVIGGDYITSLLHQKKGELVPVDSEHSAILQCLAGSERDGVESVILTASGGPFREQPLDTFKDITPKDALNHPTWNMGKKITIDAATLVNKGFELIEAHHLFAMPYEKLRVVIHPQSVVHSMVEFHDGAIIAQMGVPDMELPIQLALSYPERLPLAGKRLDLAKLRALTFFEPDFTRFPCLKLCIDAGKTGGTMPAALNAANEVAVQAFLDNKIGFNRIAELIQGACDDHKPVPVDGVETVEKVDRETREKTRARIRE from the coding sequence ATGGGCCAAGCAAAAATAATCATCCTCGGCGCCACCGGCTCCATCGGCATGAGCGCCTGCGCCTGCATCAGGCGCTTTCCGGACCGCTTCCGCGTCGCGGCCATGTCGGCCAACAATAACATTGACAAACTGGCAGCGCTTGTAAAGGAATTCAGGCCCGCGGCGGTGTGTTTCGGCGCGTCTGAAAAAGCTGCTGCCCTAAAAGGCATAATGCCTAAAGAGGTCCGCGTGTTTACGGGGGTAAAAGGCCTTGAGGAGCTTGTCGAGCAGGCCGACTTCGACATCCTGTGCAACGCGCTGGTGGGCGCGGTGGGGCTCAGGCCCACGGTCGCGGCGCTCAAAAGGAACAAGCGCGTCGCGCTTGCCAATAAGGAAAGCCTCGTGATCGGCGGCGATTACATCACCTCGCTGCTGCATCAGAAAAAAGGCGAGCTGGTTCCGGTAGACAGCGAGCACAGCGCCATCCTGCAATGCCTTGCGGGATCGGAGCGCGACGGCGTGGAATCCGTCATCCTCACCGCGTCGGGCGGGCCGTTCCGGGAGCAGCCGCTTGACACATTCAAAGACATCACGCCCAAGGACGCGCTCAACCATCCCACGTGGAACATGGGAAAGAAAATCACCATCGACGCGGCGACGCTCGTCAACAAGGGGTTCGAGCTCATTGAGGCGCACCACCTGTTCGCCATGCCCTACGAAAAACTGCGCGTGGTGATCCACCCGCAGTCGGTGGTCCATTCGATGGTGGAGTTCCACGACGGCGCCATCATCGCGCAAATGGGCGTGCCCGACATGGAGCTGCCCATCCAGCTCGCGCTGTCGTATCCGGAGCGGCTGCCGCTTGCCGGCAAGCGGCTCGACCTTGCCAAGCTGCGCGCGCTCACGTTTTTCGAGCCCGATTTCACGCGCTTCCCGTGCCTCAAGCTGTGCATCGACGCGGGAAAGACCGGCGGCACCATGCCGGCCGCGCTCAACGCGGCAAACGAAGTCGCGGTGCAGGCGTTCCTAGACAATAAAATAGGGTTCAATAGGATCGCCGAACTGATACAGGGCGCATGTGACGACCACAAGCCGGTGCCTGTTGACGGAGTGGAAACGGTGGAGAAGGTGGATCGGGAGACGAGAGAGAAGACGAGGGCGAGGATAAGAGAATAA
- a CDS encoding isoprenyl transferase → MNIPAHIGIILDGNGRWAKARGLPRAAGHRAGTDATRKIVRSCGELGVKYLTIYVFSAENWGRPRQEVALLMDLLVEMTRREIRELNKNNVRLHAIGDLSKLPPKTRKEVLDGIDATKGNTGLNLVLAVSYGGRAEIVEGVKKFARDACANPSVIDGLTEQSFSRLLYTADFPDPDLIIRPGGEKRTSNFLLWQSAYAEWYFTDVLWPDFDKACLEQAIADFNKRERRFGKVKES, encoded by the coding sequence ATGAATATCCCCGCGCATATCGGCATCATTCTGGACGGCAACGGCCGCTGGGCAAAGGCGCGCGGCCTGCCCCGGGCGGCAGGCCACCGCGCCGGCACCGACGCAACGCGAAAAATCGTTCGTTCGTGCGGAGAGTTGGGCGTAAAATACCTCACCATCTATGTTTTTTCGGCGGAGAACTGGGGAAGGCCGCGCCAGGAAGTGGCGCTGCTCATGGACCTTCTGGTGGAAATGACGCGGCGCGAGATCCGCGAGCTCAACAAGAACAACGTGCGGCTCCACGCCATCGGCGACCTTTCGAAGCTCCCGCCTAAGACGCGCAAGGAGGTGCTCGACGGCATTGACGCGACTAAGGGAAACACAGGCCTCAACCTCGTGCTCGCGGTGAGCTACGGCGGCCGCGCGGAAATCGTGGAAGGCGTCAAGAAGTTCGCCCGCGACGCGTGTGCTAATCCCTCGGTGATAGACGGGCTCACCGAGCAATCGTTCTCGCGGTTGCTCTACACCGCCGATTTTCCCGACCCCGACCTGATCATCCGTCCCGGCGGGGAGAAACGGACCAGCAATTTCCTGCTGTGGCAGTCGGCGTATGCCGAATGGTATTTCACCGACGTGCTCTGGCCCGATTTCGACAAGGCCTGCCTCGAACAGGCCATCGCCGATTTTAACAAACGGGAACGCAGGTTCGGGAAAGTGAAGGAATCCTGA
- the rseP gene encoding RIP metalloprotease RseP, with product MLPLLQSTLGVTLLAIVGVIILGILVLVHELGHFIAAKSCGIRVLAFSIGFGRALLKKTIGGTEYRLSAVPFGGFITMAGEHPEEKPLREPGDFTTKPIWQRAVVAIAGPLANYLFAMVCLYFVFILGVKTPVYLMKPVVGDVADSSSAQRAGFLPGDSIVFINGKKVSNWEDIQRVLSLQEQRNEIVFCRGSETKTLFLVLARPKTSRLPKEPTGGLLPGLPPVIGKAIDTMPAAMAGISAGDTVVSINGRTVRSWDQLTSSVVHFDSAKGPLAFTVRRGTSLVSIAVVPRYNKTDKRYQIGVLGAQPAKVQVRYGAAASVGKMLDKTWEYTTMIYDVLAKLLSKQVSPKQLAGPVGIVQMTGIVALGGPVELMNLMGLIGINLAVLNLLPLIITDGGLLLFLLIEAIRRKPLPVRYQLLINRIAITFFILLFAYVTYNDMARLPDLFRLMTGR from the coding sequence ATGCTACCGCTCCTCCAAAGCACCCTCGGCGTCACGCTCCTCGCCATCGTCGGCGTTATCATCCTCGGCATCCTGGTTCTGGTCCACGAGCTCGGCCATTTCATCGCCGCGAAATCGTGCGGGATACGGGTGCTCGCGTTCTCCATCGGATTCGGAAGGGCGCTATTGAAAAAAACAATCGGCGGGACCGAATACCGCCTGAGCGCCGTGCCGTTCGGCGGGTTCATCACCATGGCGGGCGAGCACCCGGAGGAAAAGCCCCTGCGGGAGCCGGGCGATTTCACCACAAAGCCGATCTGGCAGCGCGCCGTGGTGGCGATCGCCGGGCCGCTGGCGAATTACCTTTTCGCAATGGTATGCCTGTACTTTGTTTTCATCCTGGGCGTCAAGACGCCCGTATACCTGATGAAACCGGTGGTGGGCGACGTTGCCGACAGTTCGAGCGCGCAGCGGGCGGGGTTTCTGCCCGGCGACAGTATCGTCTTCATCAACGGCAAAAAGGTTTCCAACTGGGAAGACATCCAGCGGGTCCTGTCGCTGCAGGAGCAGCGCAACGAAATCGTGTTCTGCCGCGGCAGCGAGACAAAAACGCTTTTTCTGGTCCTCGCCCGGCCAAAAACAAGCAGGCTTCCCAAGGAGCCGACCGGCGGCCTGCTTCCAGGCTTGCCGCCGGTGATCGGGAAGGCCATTGACACCATGCCTGCGGCCATGGCAGGGATCAGTGCGGGCGACACGGTGGTGTCGATCAACGGCCGCACGGTGCGCTCGTGGGACCAGCTTACCTCCAGCGTGGTGCATTTCGACAGCGCAAAAGGCCCGCTGGCCTTCACGGTGCGGCGCGGTACGAGCCTGGTTTCAATTGCGGTGGTGCCGCGCTACAACAAGACCGACAAGCGGTACCAGATCGGCGTTTTGGGAGCGCAGCCCGCAAAGGTGCAGGTGCGTTACGGCGCGGCGGCGTCGGTGGGAAAAATGCTTGACAAAACGTGGGAATACACCACCATGATTTACGACGTGCTCGCCAAGCTGCTTTCCAAGCAGGTATCGCCCAAGCAGCTTGCCGGTCCCGTGGGCATCGTACAGATGACCGGCATCGTGGCGCTCGGCGGCCCGGTGGAGCTGATGAACCTGATGGGGCTCATCGGCATCAACCTGGCGGTGCTCAATCTGCTGCCGCTCATCATCACCGACGGCGGACTGCTGCTGTTTCTGCTGATCGAAGCGATCCGCAGGAAGCCGCTGCCGGTGAGGTACCAGCTGCTTATCAACCGGATCGCCATCACCTTTTTCATCCTGCTGTTCGCCTATGTCACCTACAACGACATGGCGAGGCTGCCCGACCTTTTCAGGCTCATGACGGGAAGGTAG
- a CDS encoding phosphatidate cytidylyltransferase: MLNAVNLRRRLLFAVPAIPIGWWGINSNFSLLPGTPYHIVPGMVITIALVIMGGFEYNRMLSVFFPRNAFWLGLTWLTAELVLDMFNLSIPLRFSIFILLLIVAFEAIVWGKRNSGRWRRASLSFSAMVFLYIAGVSILYLFDPAFQSFFRPYGSEMLSRVGFALVIGSILMCDTIAYFAGSIWGRHHYSNISPNKTIEGSIAGFSTAFILFSVLWVFLGSPAYPWYLGIFMGLIVGVFAQVGDLLVSLMKRYFKQKNASEYLPGHGGVLDRFGSIFVAVPTLGLFLLAFATNEYVQTLDEYLRLVRDKRYEEAYAMTGRVNIECKDQAGAAVFLQRGDRADWTKQQAHLELKKIGKIQRFNYWEKDSTQKWECQSALGLHCFKIKALYKLNETSADKTGEREEWQTRLVWLGKGADSKIRILSESGESQ; this comes from the coding sequence ATGCTGAACGCTGTCAACCTGCGGCGCCGCCTTCTGTTCGCCGTGCCGGCCATTCCGATAGGGTGGTGGGGCATCAACTCCAACTTTTCGCTGCTTCCCGGCACGCCGTACCACATCGTGCCGGGCATGGTGATCACCATCGCGCTCGTCATCATGGGCGGGTTCGAATACAACAGGATGCTCTCGGTGTTCTTCCCGAGAAACGCATTCTGGCTCGGACTCACATGGCTCACCGCCGAGCTTGTCCTGGACATGTTCAATTTGTCGATCCCGTTACGGTTTTCGATATTCATCCTGCTCCTCATCGTTGCGTTTGAGGCGATTGTGTGGGGAAAAAGGAACTCGGGCCGCTGGCGACGGGCGAGCCTTTCGTTTTCCGCCATGGTGTTCCTTTACATAGCGGGAGTATCGATCCTGTACCTGTTCGATCCCGCCTTCCAATCGTTCTTCCGGCCCTATGGGTCCGAAATGCTTTCCCGGGTGGGGTTCGCCCTGGTGATCGGCTCCATTCTTATGTGCGACACCATTGCCTATTTCGCGGGAAGCATCTGGGGCAGACACCATTACAGCAACATCAGCCCGAATAAAACCATCGAGGGCAGCATTGCCGGTTTTTCCACCGCGTTCATCCTCTTCTCGGTGCTGTGGGTGTTCCTCGGGAGCCCGGCCTATCCCTGGTATCTTGGGATTTTCATGGGGCTCATCGTGGGCGTGTTCGCGCAGGTGGGAGACCTGCTGGTGTCGCTGATGAAGCGGTATTTCAAGCAGAAAAACGCCTCCGAATACCTGCCGGGTCACGGCGGCGTGCTCGACCGCTTCGGCAGCATATTCGTGGCCGTGCCCACGCTCGGACTTTTTCTGCTGGCCTTCGCCACCAACGAATACGTGCAGACCCTCGACGAATACCTCCGTCTCGTGCGCGACAAGCGGTACGAAGAAGCATACGCGATGACCGGCAGGGTCAATATCGAATGCAAAGACCAGGCCGGCGCGGCCGTTTTCTTGCAGCGGGGCGACCGCGCGGACTGGACCAAACAGCAGGCGCACCTCGAATTGAAAAAAATCGGGAAAATCCAAAGATTCAACTATTGGGAAAAGGACTCTACACAGAAATGGGAATGCCAGTCGGCACTGGGACTGCATTGCTTTAAAATCAAGGCGCTTTACAAACTCAACGAGACAAGTGCCGATAAAACCGGCGAACGGGAAGAGTGGCAGACAAGGCTTGTGTGGCTGGGCAAGGGCGCAGACTCGAAGATAAGGATTTTGAGTGAATCGGGCGAGAGCCAATAA